A DNA window from Pseudomonas tohonis contains the following coding sequences:
- a CDS encoding phosphoglycolate phosphatase, whose product MSALQRLFDGRLPRLVMFDLDGTLVDSVPDLAAAIDHMLVTLGRPAAGIERVREWVGNGARVLVRRALAGGLDHAAVHDEDAEKALAIFMEAYADSHSLTVVYPGVAETLKWLKKKGVELALITNKPERFVAPLLDEMKLGRYFPLIIAGDTLPQQKPDPAALLHVMHMTGTSRSESLFIGDSRNDVLAAKAAGVQCVALSYGYNHGRPISEEEPALVVDDLRELLPGGCAAHGAALMSPDSPDHLPHRDRNVLVPCKRWLERAGMKIIKAAARWRWRA is encoded by the coding sequence ATGAGCGCCCTGCAGCGGCTGTTCGACGGGCGCCTGCCGCGCCTGGTGATGTTCGACCTGGACGGCACCCTGGTGGACTCGGTCCCCGACCTTGCCGCCGCCATCGACCACATGCTCGTGACCCTCGGCCGACCGGCCGCGGGCATCGAGCGGGTGCGCGAATGGGTCGGCAACGGTGCCCGGGTGCTGGTGCGTCGCGCGCTGGCCGGCGGCCTCGATCATGCTGCCGTGCATGACGAGGATGCCGAGAAGGCGCTGGCGATCTTCATGGAGGCCTATGCCGACAGCCATTCGCTGACGGTGGTCTACCCGGGCGTCGCCGAGACCCTCAAGTGGCTGAAGAAGAAGGGCGTCGAGCTGGCGCTGATCACCAACAAGCCGGAGCGCTTCGTCGCCCCCTTGCTGGACGAGATGAAGCTCGGGCGCTACTTCCCGCTGATCATCGCCGGCGACACCCTGCCCCAGCAGAAGCCGGACCCGGCGGCGCTCCTGCACGTGATGCACATGACCGGCACCAGCCGCAGCGAGTCGTTGTTCATCGGCGACTCGCGCAACGACGTGCTGGCGGCCAAGGCGGCCGGCGTGCAATGCGTGGCGCTGAGCTACGGCTACAACCACGGCCGGCCCATCAGCGAAGAGGAGCCGGCACTGGTGGTGGACGACCTGCGCGAGCTGCTGCCTGGCGGTTGCGCGGCACACGGCGCTGCGCTAATGTCGCCCGACTCCCCAGATCATCTGCCTCACAGAGATAGAAACGTGCTGGTTCCCTGCAAGCGTTGGCTCGAACGAGCCGGAATGAAGATCATCAAGGCCGCGGCCCGTTGGCGCTGGCGCGCCTGA
- a CDS encoding ABC transporter permease produces MLSPYMSPVERLWFYTLRILCGLVLLFLILPVLVIIPLSFNSGTFLVYPLQGFSLRWYADFFGSAEWMRALTNSIIVAPAATLLAMVFGTLASIGLTRGEFRGKALVMSLLISPMVVPVVIIGVASYLFFAPLGLGNSYLSLILVHAVLGVPFVIITVSATLQGFNHNLVRAAASLGAPPLTAFFRVTLPLIAPGVISGALFAFATSFDEVVVTLFLAGPEQATLPRQMFSGIRENLSPTIAAAATLLIGFSVVLLLVLEWLRGRSEKLRTSMPE; encoded by the coding sequence ATGCTGAGTCCCTACATGTCCCCGGTCGAGCGCCTGTGGTTCTACACCCTGCGCATCCTCTGCGGCCTGGTGCTGCTGTTCCTGATCCTGCCGGTGCTGGTGATCATCCCGCTGTCGTTCAACTCGGGCACCTTCCTGGTCTACCCGCTGCAGGGGTTCTCGCTGCGCTGGTACGCCGACTTCTTCGGTTCCGCCGAGTGGATGCGCGCGCTGACCAACAGCATCATCGTGGCGCCGGCCGCGACCTTGCTGGCGATGGTCTTCGGCACCCTGGCCTCCATCGGCCTGACCCGTGGCGAGTTCCGCGGCAAGGCGCTGGTGATGAGCCTGCTGATCTCGCCGATGGTTGTGCCGGTGGTGATCATCGGCGTCGCCAGCTACCTGTTCTTCGCCCCGCTGGGCCTCGGCAACAGCTACCTGTCGCTGATCCTGGTGCATGCGGTGCTCGGCGTGCCCTTCGTCATCATCACCGTGTCGGCCACCCTGCAGGGCTTCAACCACAACCTGGTGCGCGCCGCCGCCAGCCTGGGCGCGCCGCCGCTGACCGCGTTCTTCCGCGTGACCCTGCCGCTGATCGCGCCGGGGGTGATCTCGGGGGCGCTGTTCGCCTTCGCCACCTCCTTCGACGAAGTGGTGGTGACGCTGTTCCTCGCCGGCCCCGAGCAGGCCACCCTGCCGAGGCAGATGTTCAGCGGCATCCGCGAGAACCTCAGCCCCACCATCGCGGCGGCGGCGACCCTGCTGATCGGTTTCTCCGTGGTGCTGTTGCTGGTGCTGGAATGGCTGCGCGGGCGCAGCGAGAAGCTGCGCACCTCGATGCCGGAATGA
- the rpe gene encoding ribulose-phosphate 3-epimerase codes for MQPFAIAPSILSADFARLGEEVDNVLAAGADIVHFDVMDNHYVPNLTIGPMVCSALRKYGVTAPIDVHLMVSPVDRIIGDFIEAGATYITFHPDASLHVDRSLQLIRDGGCKAGLVFNPAAGLDALKYVMDKVDMILLMSVNPGFGGQKFIPGTLDKLREARALIDASGRDIRLEIDGGVNVKNIREIAAAGADTFVAGSAIFNTPDYAEVIAAMRAELAQA; via the coding sequence ATGCAACCCTTCGCCATCGCACCGTCGATCCTTTCCGCCGATTTCGCCCGCCTGGGCGAGGAAGTCGACAACGTGCTCGCCGCTGGCGCCGATATCGTCCACTTCGACGTGATGGACAACCACTACGTGCCCAACCTGACCATCGGCCCGATGGTCTGCTCGGCACTGCGCAAGTACGGCGTCACCGCGCCCATCGACGTGCACCTGATGGTCTCCCCGGTGGATCGCATCATCGGCGACTTCATCGAGGCCGGCGCCACCTACATCACCTTCCACCCGGACGCCTCCCTGCACGTCGACCGCTCGCTGCAGCTGATCCGCGATGGCGGCTGCAAGGCCGGCCTGGTGTTCAACCCGGCAGCGGGCCTGGATGCGCTGAAGTACGTGATGGACAAGGTCGACATGATCCTGCTGATGAGCGTGAACCCCGGCTTCGGCGGGCAGAAGTTCATCCCCGGCACCCTCGACAAGCTGCGTGAGGCGCGTGCGCTGATCGACGCTTCCGGCCGCGACATCCGCCTGGAGATCGACGGCGGCGTCAACGTGAAGAACATCCGCGAGATCGCTGCCGCGGGCGCCGACACCTTCGTCGCCGGCTCGGCCATCTTCAACACGCCGGACTACGCCGAAGTCATCGCCGCCATGCGCGCCGAGCTGGCCCAGGCCTGA
- a CDS encoding alpha/beta hydrolase family protein gives MLRVPRPTLAALCLALLLPAAAWGEEPPAAGEDGAAPAQTPVERAPLEERSQEDATALERQLPQKEQQQLKAGEDSFLALWKPANVAEPSGVVILLPGDGESADWPRAIAPLRSKLPDIGWHSLSLTLPDPRGNEPPPRPVEQAEPPAAGDAKTEKADPATPPPTPEQAGSAEPSTDPGRPVLSAEEERKAQATRIAARIQAAIVFVNQQSPKTIVLLGHGSGAYWAVQALSDSSSSGIDNLVLVEAEVPPGYGPPLEESAPKLKQAIGDFFYQDKPLDSAAALKRLQASKRDKHPAYVQVGLKSLPNRDADQEQLFRRVRGWLDAHLQAPGKRAPAAAPAPIIPQSPGI, from the coding sequence ATGCTCCGAGTCCCCCGCCCGACACTCGCCGCCCTTTGCCTCGCCCTGTTGCTGCCGGCCGCCGCCTGGGGTGAAGAACCGCCGGCCGCGGGCGAGGACGGGGCCGCCCCTGCGCAAACCCCGGTGGAGCGCGCGCCCCTGGAGGAGCGCAGCCAGGAGGACGCCACCGCCCTCGAACGCCAGCTGCCGCAGAAGGAACAGCAGCAATTGAAGGCCGGCGAGGACAGTTTCCTGGCCCTGTGGAAACCGGCCAACGTGGCCGAGCCCAGCGGCGTGGTGATCCTGCTGCCCGGCGATGGCGAGAGCGCCGACTGGCCGCGGGCGATCGCCCCGTTGCGCAGCAAACTGCCGGACATCGGCTGGCACAGCCTCAGCCTGACCCTGCCCGACCCCAGGGGCAATGAGCCGCCGCCCCGTCCGGTCGAGCAGGCCGAACCGCCCGCCGCCGGCGACGCGAAAACCGAGAAGGCCGACCCGGCCACGCCACCCCCCACGCCCGAGCAGGCCGGCAGCGCCGAGCCCTCCACCGACCCGGGTCGACCCGTTCTCAGCGCCGAGGAGGAACGCAAGGCACAGGCCACGCGGATCGCGGCACGCATCCAGGCGGCCATCGTGTTCGTCAACCAGCAGAGCCCGAAGACCATCGTCCTGCTGGGCCACGGCAGTGGCGCTTACTGGGCGGTGCAGGCGCTGAGCGATTCGTCTTCCAGCGGCATCGACAATCTGGTGCTGGTGGAGGCCGAAGTCCCCCCCGGCTACGGCCCGCCACTGGAAGAGTCGGCGCCCAAGCTCAAGCAGGCGATCGGCGATTTCTTCTACCAGGACAAGCCGCTGGACAGCGCCGCCGCCCTCAAGCGCCTGCAGGCGAGCAAGCGCGACAAGCACCCGGCCTATGTGCAGGTGGGCCTGAAGTCCCTGCCCAATCGCGACGCGGACCAGGAGCAGTTGTTCCGGCGGGTGCGCGGCTGGCTGGACGCCCATCTGCAGGCTCCGGGCAAGCGGGCGCCGGCGGCCGCACCGGCGCCCATCATCCCGCAGTCGCCCGGTATCTGA
- a CDS encoding response regulator transcription factor has product MIRVLVAEDHTIVREGIKQLIGLAKDLCVVGEASNGEQLLETLRQTPCEVVLLDISMPGVNGLEAIPRIRALTSPPAVLVLSMHDEVQMAARALKIGAAGYATKDSDPALLLTAIRKVASGGRYIDPELADRMVFEVGLTDSRPPHALLSEREFSVFERLVKGEGVNEIAQHLAVSGKTVSTHKARLMQKLGAHSVADLVKYAVEHKLV; this is encoded by the coding sequence GTGATCCGAGTACTGGTGGCCGAAGACCACACCATCGTCCGCGAGGGCATCAAGCAGTTGATCGGCCTGGCCAAGGACCTCTGCGTGGTGGGCGAGGCGAGCAACGGCGAGCAGTTGCTCGAAACCCTGCGCCAGACGCCCTGCGAGGTGGTGCTGCTGGATATCTCCATGCCCGGCGTCAACGGCCTTGAGGCCATTCCGCGCATCCGCGCGCTGACCAGCCCGCCGGCGGTGCTGGTGCTCTCGATGCACGACGAGGTGCAGATGGCGGCGCGTGCACTGAAGATCGGCGCCGCCGGCTACGCGACCAAGGACAGCGACCCGGCCCTGTTGCTGACGGCGATCCGCAAGGTCGCCTCCGGCGGGCGCTACATCGACCCGGAGCTGGCCGATCGCATGGTCTTCGAGGTCGGCCTGACCGATTCGCGCCCGCCCCACGCGTTGCTTTCCGAACGTGAATTCTCGGTGTTCGAGCGCCTGGTGAAGGGCGAGGGTGTCAACGAGATCGCCCAGCACCTGGCCGTCAGCGGCAAGACGGTGAGCACCCACAAGGCGCGGCTGATGCAGAAGCTCGGCGCCCATTCGGTGGCCGACCTGGTCAAGTACGCGGTGGAGCACAAGCTGGTCTGA
- a CDS encoding PAS domain-containing sensor histidine kinase, translated as MIRSLCLLLLACCLAASLAAAPAPAPVALDPALRQWLDQHPQLRAGVVLQAPYAQLDRRLQQLSGVNVELLDWVATALGVPLVWRTFADNAELENALRTGQIDLAPGLSQTPAGLRLWLFSDPYMRVPQLVVGERGNGGAVDIEKLGSDEPVAVRSPSAVADYLRATYSGVLVQPVGSERQALRAVLEQQVKYAVIDEAQLSRLSREQEFSGLAVVGDIGFPQLLRVATRRDWPQLSTAVDAALRTIPPKDLDQLHERWLQPKYPRIGESPGFWQNLALLFGVLLLSAAAIIYWLRRQQRALEKRLLEARHAIQLREAAEEALRLTQFSIDHSTVGILWVNWDSHVRYANRAVEQMLGYAAGGLTDRPLAHIQPQLDMDRWLSLWRRARNHDESAQAFETACRRADGSEMPADVSLSFLRFGTSEYLVVFLTDVTERRRAHAALEESEARLKGIASNVPGLVFRLERPRAGEDADFAFIGAGSEALVGYGARELLETGRGIRGLVHPDDGDGYWASQMAALDADRDWHWQGRILTRDGQLRWADIKASARLFEDGRATWDGVVWDITDNKQTELELAASRAQLRDLSAHLESVREEEKARIAREVHDELGQVLTVLKLETSMCELAYGELDPGLGERLNSMKRLIAQLFQLVRDVATALRPPILDAGIASAIEWQARRFEARSGIPCLVRVPDSLPQLSDAKAIGLFRILQEALTNVLRHARAHSVEVALERDGDDLQLIISDDGAGFDPQACRPGASFGLVGMRERVLMLGGALSIDSAPGEGTTLVVRIALDKEKNA; from the coding sequence ATGATTCGTTCGTTGTGTCTCCTCCTTCTCGCCTGCTGCCTCGCCGCCTCCCTGGCCGCAGCCCCCGCGCCCGCGCCCGTCGCGCTGGACCCGGCCCTGCGCCAGTGGCTGGACCAGCACCCCCAGCTGCGCGCCGGTGTCGTCCTGCAGGCGCCCTACGCTCAACTGGACCGGCGCCTGCAGCAGCTGTCCGGGGTCAACGTCGAGCTGCTCGACTGGGTCGCCACGGCGCTCGGCGTGCCCCTGGTCTGGCGCACCTTCGCCGACAACGCCGAGCTGGAGAACGCCCTGCGTACCGGCCAGATCGACCTCGCTCCCGGCCTCAGCCAGACCCCCGCAGGCCTGCGCCTGTGGCTGTTCTCCGATCCCTACATGCGCGTGCCGCAACTGGTGGTGGGCGAGCGGGGCAACGGCGGCGCCGTGGATATCGAGAAGCTCGGCAGCGACGAGCCGGTCGCGGTGCGCTCGCCCAGCGCGGTGGCGGACTACCTGCGCGCCACCTATTCCGGCGTCCTGGTACAGCCGGTCGGCAGTGAGCGCCAGGCCTTGCGCGCGGTGCTGGAACAGCAGGTGAAGTACGCGGTGATCGACGAGGCGCAGCTCAGCCGGCTGTCGCGCGAACAGGAGTTCTCCGGCCTTGCGGTGGTCGGCGACATCGGCTTCCCCCAACTGCTGCGGGTCGCCACGCGGCGCGACTGGCCGCAGCTCTCCACGGCGGTGGACGCCGCCCTGCGCACCATCCCGCCGAAGGACCTGGACCAGCTCCACGAGCGCTGGCTGCAGCCTAAATACCCGCGCATCGGCGAGTCGCCCGGCTTCTGGCAGAACCTCGCCCTGCTCTTCGGCGTGCTGCTGCTCAGCGCGGCGGCGATCATCTACTGGCTGCGTCGCCAGCAGCGTGCGCTGGAGAAGCGCCTGCTCGAGGCGCGCCATGCCATCCAGCTGCGCGAGGCGGCGGAAGAGGCGCTGCGCCTGACCCAGTTCTCCATCGACCACAGCACCGTGGGCATCCTCTGGGTCAACTGGGACAGCCACGTGCGCTATGCCAACCGCGCGGTGGAACAGATGCTGGGCTACGCGGCCGGCGGTCTCACCGATCGCCCCCTGGCGCACATCCAGCCGCAGCTGGACATGGATCGCTGGCTCAGCCTCTGGCGCCGTGCGCGCAACCACGACGAGAGCGCCCAGGCGTTCGAGACCGCCTGCCGTCGCGCCGACGGCAGCGAGATGCCCGCCGACGTGTCGCTCAGCTTCCTGCGCTTCGGCACCTCGGAATACCTGGTGGTGTTCCTCACCGATGTCACCGAGCGGCGCCGTGCCCACGCCGCGCTGGAGGAGAGCGAGGCACGCCTCAAGGGCATCGCCTCCAACGTGCCGGGGCTGGTCTTCCGCCTCGAACGCCCGCGTGCCGGCGAAGATGCTGACTTCGCCTTCATCGGCGCCGGCAGCGAGGCCCTGGTGGGCTATGGCGCCCGTGAGCTGCTGGAGACCGGTCGCGGCATTCGCGGCCTGGTGCACCCGGACGATGGCGACGGCTACTGGGCCAGCCAGATGGCCGCCCTCGATGCCGACCGCGACTGGCACTGGCAGGGCCGCATCCTCACCCGCGACGGCCAGTTGCGCTGGGCCGACATCAAGGCCAGCGCGCGGCTCTTCGAGGACGGTCGGGCCACCTGGGATGGCGTGGTCTGGGACATCACCGACAACAAGCAGACCGAGCTCGAACTGGCCGCCTCCCGCGCCCAGTTGCGTGATCTCTCCGCGCACCTGGAAAGCGTGCGGGAAGAGGAGAAGGCACGTATCGCCCGCGAGGTGCACGACGAACTGGGCCAGGTGCTCACCGTGCTCAAGCTGGAGACCTCCATGTGCGAGCTGGCCTACGGCGAGCTGGACCCCGGCCTCGGCGAGCGGCTGAACAGCATGAAGCGCCTGATCGCCCAGCTGTTCCAGCTGGTGCGCGACGTGGCCACGGCGCTGCGCCCACCGATCCTCGACGCCGGCATCGCCTCGGCCATCGAATGGCAGGCGCGGCGCTTCGAAGCGCGCAGCGGCATTCCCTGCCTGGTGCGGGTGCCGGATTCGCTGCCGCAACTGTCGGATGCCAAGGCCATCGGCCTGTTCCGCATCCTCCAGGAGGCGCTGACCAATGTGCTGCGCCACGCCCGGGCCCACAGCGTCGAGGTGGCGCTGGAGCGCGACGGCGACGACCTGCAATTGATCATCAGCGACGATGGCGCGGGCTTCGACCCGCAGGCCTGCCGCCCCGGCGCCTCGTTCGGCCTGGTGGGCATGCGCGAACGGGTGCTGATGCTGGGCGGCGCGCTGTCGATCGACAGCGCGCCGGGAGAGGGCACCACGCTGGTGGTGCGCATCGCTTTGGACAAGGAGAAGAACGCGTGA
- a CDS encoding ABC transporter ATP-binding protein, producing MASIPANDVLVSFRGVQKSYDGESLIVKDLNLDIRKGEFLTLLGPSGSGKTTSLMMLAGFETPTNGEILLAGRSINNVPPHKRDIGMVFQNYALFPHMTVAENLAFPLTVRGMNKTDISERVKRALSMVQLDSFRNRYPAQLSGGQQQRVALARALVFEPQLVLMDEPLGALDKQLREHMQMEIKHIHQRLGVTVVYVTHDQGEALTMSDRVAVFHQGEIQQIAPPRELYESPSNTFVANFIGENNRLNGQLVSRDGERCVVSLARGEKVEALAVNVGQPGEPVTLSIRPERIRLNGGSESCANRFSGRVEEFVYLGDHVRIRMEVCGKPDFFVKQPIAELDPALAVGDVVSLGWQVEHVRALDPLIAD from the coding sequence ATGGCCTCCATTCCGGCGAACGATGTACTGGTCAGCTTCCGTGGCGTGCAGAAGAGCTACGACGGCGAGTCGCTCATCGTCAAAGACCTCAACCTGGACATTCGCAAAGGCGAGTTCCTGACCCTGCTGGGCCCCTCCGGCTCCGGCAAGACCACCAGCCTGATGATGCTCGCCGGGTTCGAGACCCCGACCAATGGCGAGATCCTCCTGGCCGGCCGCTCGATCAACAACGTGCCGCCGCACAAGCGCGACATCGGCATGGTGTTCCAGAACTACGCGCTGTTCCCGCACATGACGGTGGCCGAGAACCTGGCCTTCCCGCTCACCGTGCGCGGCATGAACAAGACCGATATCAGCGAGCGCGTGAAGCGTGCACTGTCCATGGTCCAGCTCGACAGCTTCCGCAACCGCTACCCGGCGCAGCTCTCCGGCGGGCAGCAGCAGCGCGTGGCCCTGGCCCGTGCCCTTGTGTTCGAACCGCAGCTGGTGCTGATGGACGAGCCGCTGGGCGCGCTCGACAAGCAGCTGCGCGAGCACATGCAGATGGAGATCAAGCACATCCACCAGCGCCTGGGCGTGACGGTGGTGTACGTGACCCACGACCAGGGCGAAGCGCTGACCATGTCCGACCGCGTGGCCGTGTTCCACCAGGGCGAGATCCAGCAGATCGCCCCGCCGCGCGAGCTCTACGAGTCCCCCAGCAACACCTTCGTGGCCAACTTCATCGGTGAGAACAACCGGCTCAACGGCCAGTTGGTCAGCCGTGACGGCGAGCGCTGCGTGGTCAGCCTGGCCCGTGGCGAGAAGGTCGAGGCGCTGGCGGTCAACGTCGGCCAGCCGGGCGAGCCGGTGACCCTGTCGATCCGCCCCGAGCGGATACGCCTGAACGGCGGCAGCGAGAGCTGCGCGAACCGTTTCTCCGGCCGCGTCGAGGAGTTCGTCTACCTGGGCGACCACGTGCGCATCCGCATGGAGGTCTGTGGCAAGCCCGACTTCTTCGTCAAGCAACCCATTGCCGAGCTCGACCCCGCATTGGCGGTAGGCGACGTGGTGTCCCTCGGTTGGCAAGTGGAGCACGTGCGCGCACTGGACCCGCTGATAGCGGACTGA
- a CDS encoding TerB family tellurite resistance protein, whose protein sequence is MFWPVTLLGVIAGLFIASIPGALLGGLLGQVVDRRLKLDSWASLRDRLRRSAAVAQEDLLFLMLGRLAKSEGRVLELHIQQARAEMRRLGLDDAGQRRAIAAFTRGKAEQVELRGPLRGLRYQRAQGEALLRSCWQMAAADGRVGQRERELILLWGKWLDWPADQVEALCAGFDVPSGAPVRRGSAYQDALSLLGVNANSEPAAIKRAYRRLISQNHPDKLAGAGASPQRVREATEKTRELHHAYSLIRERHGFR, encoded by the coding sequence ATGTTCTGGCCCGTCACGCTGCTCGGCGTCATCGCCGGCCTGTTCATCGCCAGCATTCCCGGCGCGCTGCTCGGCGGCCTGCTCGGCCAGGTGGTGGATCGGCGGCTGAAGCTGGATTCCTGGGCCAGCCTGCGCGATCGGCTACGGCGCAGTGCTGCCGTCGCACAGGAGGACCTGCTGTTCCTCATGCTGGGCCGCCTGGCCAAGAGCGAGGGCCGGGTGCTGGAGCTGCATATCCAGCAGGCGCGTGCCGAGATGCGTCGCCTGGGGCTGGACGACGCCGGGCAGCGTCGTGCCATCGCCGCGTTCACCCGCGGCAAGGCCGAGCAGGTGGAACTGCGTGGGCCCCTGCGAGGCTTGCGCTACCAGCGTGCGCAAGGCGAGGCGCTGTTGCGCAGTTGCTGGCAGATGGCGGCGGCGGATGGCCGGGTGGGGCAGCGCGAGCGCGAACTGATCCTGCTCTGGGGCAAGTGGCTGGATTGGCCGGCGGACCAGGTGGAAGCGCTGTGCGCCGGCTTCGATGTGCCCAGCGGCGCGCCGGTGCGGCGTGGCAGTGCCTACCAGGATGCGTTGTCGCTTCTGGGCGTGAACGCCAACAGCGAGCCGGCGGCGATCAAGCGCGCCTACCGCCGCCTCATCAGCCAGAACCATCCGGACAAGCTGGCCGGTGCGGGGGCCAGCCCGCAGCGGGTGCGCGAGGCCACCGAGAAGACCCGCGAGCTGCACCACGCCTACAGCCTGATCCGCGAGCGTCACGGTTTCCGCTGA
- a CDS encoding ABC transporter substrate-binding protein, with the protein MSKSLKLTALALGLACAAQAMAADLTVVSFGGANKNAQVKAFYEPFQASTSNKIIAGEYNGEMAKVKAMVDTGSVSWNLVEVESPELSRGCDEGLFEELDPAQFGKAEDFVPGAIQPCGVGFFVWSTVLAYNADKLKTAPASWADFWDTTKFPGKRGLRKGAKYTLEFALMADGVAPKDVYTVLATKEGQDRAFKKLDQIKPSIQWWEAGAQPPQFLASGDVVMSSAYNGRIAAVQKESNLKVVWTGGIYDFDAWAIPKGAKDQEAALKFIAFSVKPEQQKIYSENIAYGPANKQAVPLLDKGLLKDMPTTPENIKDQVAMNVTFWADYGEQLEQRFNSWAAK; encoded by the coding sequence ATGTCCAAATCCTTGAAGCTCACTGCCCTTGCGTTGGGGCTGGCATGCGCCGCACAGGCCATGGCAGCCGACCTGACCGTCGTTTCATTCGGCGGCGCGAACAAGAACGCCCAGGTGAAGGCGTTCTACGAACCCTTCCAGGCGTCCACCAGCAACAAGATCATCGCCGGCGAGTACAACGGCGAGATGGCCAAGGTGAAAGCCATGGTCGATACCGGCAGCGTTTCCTGGAACCTGGTGGAGGTCGAATCCCCCGAGCTGTCCCGCGGCTGCGACGAGGGCCTGTTCGAGGAGCTGGACCCGGCCCAGTTCGGCAAGGCCGAGGACTTCGTTCCTGGGGCCATCCAGCCCTGCGGCGTCGGCTTCTTCGTCTGGTCCACCGTGCTGGCCTACAACGCCGACAAGCTTAAGACCGCGCCCGCCAGCTGGGCCGATTTCTGGGACACCACCAAGTTCCCGGGCAAGCGCGGCCTGCGCAAGGGCGCCAAGTACACCCTGGAATTCGCCCTGATGGCCGACGGCGTCGCGCCCAAGGACGTCTACACCGTGCTCGCCACCAAGGAAGGCCAGGACCGCGCGTTCAAGAAGCTCGACCAGATCAAGCCGAGCATCCAGTGGTGGGAAGCCGGCGCCCAGCCGCCGCAGTTCCTCGCCTCGGGCGACGTGGTCATGAGCTCCGCCTACAACGGCCGCATCGCCGCCGTGCAGAAGGAGAGCAACCTGAAGGTGGTGTGGACCGGCGGCATCTATGACTTCGACGCCTGGGCCATCCCGAAAGGCGCCAAGGATCAGGAAGCCGCACTGAAGTTCATCGCCTTCTCGGTCAAGCCCGAGCAGCAGAAGATCTACTCCGAGAACATCGCCTACGGTCCGGCCAACAAGCAGGCGGTGCCGCTGCTGGACAAGGGCCTGCTCAAGGACATGCCGACCACGCCTGAGAACATCAAGGACCAGGTCGCCATGAACGTGACCTTCTGGGCCGACTACGGCGAGCAGCTGGAGCAGCGCTTCAACTCCTGGGCCGCCAAGTAA
- a CDS encoding ABC transporter permease, producing MATLVAGPTLKQRLARAERVNRLKSQALILPLLLFLLLTFLVPIGTLLYKSVSNPEVVGSLPRTVEAITAWDGKALPDEPAYKALAEDLAAARKNQTIGDLSKRLNMELAGYRSLMAKTARALPFKETPASYKDAMEGLDERWGDPAYWQAIRRNASSLTPYYLLAAVDHRIDDLGEVAPATPDQAIYLDIFTRTFWMGAVITLICLVLAYPLAYLLANLPTRKSNLLMILVLLPFWTSILVRVAAWIVLLQSGGLINGALLKLGLIDQPLQLVFNRTGVYVAMVHIMLPFMILPIYSVMKGISPTYMRAAISLGCHPFASFWRVYFPQTVAGVGAGCLLVFILSIGYYITPALLGSPNDQMVSYFVAFFTNTTINWGMATALGGMLLLATMVLYVVYSWLVGAGRLRLG from the coding sequence ATGGCCACCCTCGTCGCCGGCCCGACCCTCAAGCAACGCCTCGCGCGTGCCGAGCGGGTCAACCGCCTGAAGTCCCAGGCCCTGATCCTGCCGCTGCTGCTGTTCCTCCTGCTGACCTTCCTGGTCCCCATCGGCACCCTGCTCTACAAGAGCGTGAGCAACCCCGAGGTGGTCGGCTCGCTGCCGCGTACCGTCGAGGCGATCACCGCCTGGGACGGCAAGGCGCTGCCCGATGAGCCGGCCTACAAGGCCCTGGCCGAGGACCTCGCCGCCGCGCGCAAGAACCAGACCATCGGCGATCTTTCCAAGCGCCTGAACATGGAGCTGGCCGGCTATCGCAGCCTGATGGCCAAGACCGCCCGCGCCTTGCCGTTCAAGGAGACCCCCGCTTCCTACAAGGACGCGATGGAAGGCCTCGACGAGCGCTGGGGCGACCCGGCCTACTGGCAGGCGATCCGCCGCAATGCATCGAGCCTGACCCCCTATTACCTGCTGGCGGCCGTCGACCATCGCATCGACGACCTCGGCGAAGTCGCCCCGGCGACGCCGGACCAGGCCATCTACCTGGACATCTTCACCCGCACCTTCTGGATGGGCGCGGTGATCACCCTGATCTGCCTGGTGCTGGCCTACCCGCTGGCCTACCTGCTGGCCAACCTGCCGACGCGCAAGAGCAACCTGCTGATGATCCTGGTGCTGCTGCCGTTCTGGACCTCGATCCTGGTGCGCGTGGCGGCCTGGATCGTGCTGTTGCAATCCGGTGGCCTGATCAACGGCGCGCTGCTCAAGCTGGGCCTGATCGACCAGCCGCTGCAGCTGGTGTTCAACCGCACCGGCGTGTACGTGGCGATGGTGCACATCATGCTGCCGTTCATGATCCTGCCGATCTACAGCGTGATGAAGGGCATCTCGCCCACCTACATGCGTGCGGCGATCTCCCTCGGCTGCCACCCCTTCGCCAGCTTCTGGCGGGTGTACTTCCCGCAGACCGTGGCCGGTGTCGGCGCGGGCTGCCTGCTGGTGTTCATCCTGTCCATCGGCTACTACATCACCCCGGCGCTGCTGGGCAGCCCGAACGACCAGATGGTCAGCTACTTCGTCGCCTTCTTCACCAACACCACCATCAACTGGGGCATGGCCACGGCCCTGGGCGGCATGCTGCTGCTCGCCACCATGGTGCTCTACGTCGTCTACAGCTGGCTGGTGGGCGCCGGCCGCCTGCGCCTGGGTTGA